AGTGGTCGGGGATGTCGACGCTCAACCCCTCGGCGATGGTGCGCTGGTCGTATCGGAGGGTGAGCTCCGCTCCGCGCAGGCGCGGTCCGCCCGGTTCCATGGTCGGTACTCCGTTTCGGGGATCGGTGAGGTGGCTCAAATCCGGCCTGCCCTGCGCTCGGTGGCGAGCAGCCAGACCAGGTGGCCGCCGCCGAGGACGCCGGTGACGACGCCGACCGGCAGCTGGTGGCCGGGGAGGACCCGCTGCGCCGCGTAGTCGGCGGTGACCAGCAGGGCGGCGCCGGTGCACATCGCGGCGAGCAGGTTGGGGCCGGGCGCCCGGGTGAGGCGGCGGGCGAGCTGGGGGGCGGTGAGGGCGACGAAGGAGACCGGGCCGGCGGCGGCCGCGGCGAGCGCGGCGAGCAGGACGGCGCAGCCGAGCAGGGCCAGCCGGACGCGTTCGACCCGCACGCCGAGGCCGCTCGCCGCGTCGTCGCCCATCTCGATGACGCGCAGCGCGCGCCCGCAGCCGAGCAGCACGGCGGGGCCGAGCACGGCGAGGGCCACCAGCAGCGGTACGGCGTCGCGCCAGCCGCGGCCGTCGAGGCTGCCGGTCAGCCAGAGGACCGCACGGGCGGCGTCCATGAGCTGGGTGCGGGTCAGCAGGTAGCCGTTGACGCCGGTGAGGATCGCGGAGCTGCCGATGCCGATGAGGACGAGCCGGCTGCCGTGCACCCCGCCCTTCCAGGCGAGGGCGTAGATGGCGGCGCCGCTGACCAGGCCGCCGAGCACGGCGCCGCCGGCCAGGGCCGCGCTGCTGCCGCCGGTGATCACCACGATCAGGGCGCCGGCCGACGCGCCCTGGGTGAAGCCGAGCACGTCGGGGCTGCCGAGCGGGTTGCGGACGAGGGACTGGAAGAGTGCCCCGGCCAGCCCGAGCGCGGCGCCGACCAGCAGGGCCGTGACGACCCGCGGCAGCCGCAGCTGGTTGACGATGAAGTCCTCGGCCGGGGTGCCGCCGCCGGTGAGGGTGCGCACGACGTCGGCCGGACCGAGCGGGTAGTCGCCACTGCCGAGGGCGAGGATGCCGACGCCGAGCGCCAGCGCGGTGCAGGCCAGGCCGACGATCAGGGCCCGCGGGCGGAAGCGGACGGACAGGGTCGTCCCGATGCGGAGGGTGCTCATGCCCGCGCCACCCTTCCCCGGCGTGCGAAGTGGAGGAAGAACGGGCCGCCGAGGACGGCGGTGACGATGCCGACCTGGAGTTCGCCGGGCCGGCCGAGGACGCGGCCCAGCACGTCCGCGCCGAGCAGCAGGACGGGGGCGAGCACCGCGCAGTACGGGAAGAGCCAGCGCAGGTCGGGGCCGGTGAGGGCGCGGACGAAGTGCGGCACCATCAGGCCGACGAAGACGATCGGGCCGCAGGCCGCGGTGGCGGCGCCGCACAGCAGCGTGACGGCGACGATCGCGGCGGCCCGGATCAGTTCGGGGCGGGCGCCGAGGGCGCGGGCCGCGTCGTCGCCGAGCGCCATGACGTTCAGCGGCCGGGCCAGGGCGAGCGCGACGACCAGCCCGACGGCGACGAACGGCAGCACCTTCAGGACGGTGCCGCCCTGGGCCCCGGCCAGCGAACCGACCGTCCAGAAGCGCATCTTCTCCAGGGCTCCGGCGTCCAGCAGCATCACCGCGTTGACGTAGCTGAAGAGGGTGGCGTTGAGGGCGGAGCCGGCGAGGGCGAGCCGGGCGGGGGTGGCGCCGCGACCGCCGCCGACGGCGTAGACGAGCACCGCGACGGCCGCGGTGCCGACCAGGGCGAACCAGACGTAGCCGTCGAAGGTGGCGACGCCGAGGAAGGAGGCGACGGTGACGACGGCGGCGGAGGCCCCGGCGTTGATGCCGAGCAGCCCCGGGTCGGCGAGCGGATTGCGGGTCAGCGCCTGCATCACACCGCCGGCGAGGCCGAGAGCGGATCCGCAGAGCAGGCCGAGCAGGGTGCGCGGCAGCCGCATCCGGTGGACGACGGTGTAGGCCTCGGAGTGGGCGTCGAACAGGCCGTGCCAGACCTCGACGGGTGACAGTTCGCGGGCGCCGACGCCGATGCTGAGCGCGACGACGGCGAGCAGGACGAGCACGGCGGCACCGAGCCCGGCTGCCCGCCGGACGGCCCGGCCGCCCCGGACCGGCCCGGCGGGCGGTGATGCTCCCGCCGAACCTCCTTGGTTTGGCGGTGACTTGGTGAGCGGCACGGTCTGGCTCCGGTGCTGTGGGGTGCTGTCGGGGGCGCCCGGCGGCGACCCTCCTGGACAAAGACTTAGGTTAGGTTAACCTAAGTCGCGTCGCTCGACGCCGCCATCCCCCGACCCGAGGAAGACACCGTCATGCCCCGTTCCAGAACTGCCGCCCCCTCTCCCGTCGCGGCCTGCTCGCTGCCGGAGGCGCCACCGCCGTCGGCGCCCTGCTCGCCGCCTGCGGCAGCAACGGCAGTTCGGGATCCGACGCCGGCTCCCCGGCCAAGGCCACCGCGGCCGGCCCCTGGTCGTTCACCGACGACCGCAAGAAGGCCGTCACTGCCGAGAGCACACCCAGCCGGGTGGTCGCCTTCACCGGCACCGCGGCCGCCCTGGTGGACTTCGGTCTCGACAGGCAGATCGTCGGCGTCTTCGGCGAGACCAGGGCCGCCGACGGCAAGGCAGACCCGCAGGCCGGCGACCTCGACATCGGCAAGGTCGAGATCCTCGGCAACGTCTGGGGCGAGTTCAGCGTGGAGAAGTACGCGGCGCTGCGCCCCGAACTGCTGGTGACCCACATGTACGACCCGGACGCCCTCTGGTACGTGCCGGACGAGAGCAAGGACAAGATCCTCGGCCTCGCGCCGAGCGTGGCGATCACCACCGCCCGCGTCCCGATGACCACGCCGATCCAGCGCTACGCCCAGCTCGCCGAGTCGCTCGGTGCGGACCTGAAGGCCAAGAAGGTCACCGACGCCAAGGCCCGTTTCGAGGCCGCCGCCGAGGACCTGCGGCAGGCCGCGAAGGCGGCCGGCGGCATCAAGGTGATGGCCGCCTCCGGCAGCCCCGACATCTTCTACGTCTCCAACCCGAAGATCGCCACCGACCTGCTCCACTTCTCCGAACTCGGCGTGGACTTCGTGGTGCCGACCAAGCTGGAGGCCGGTGACTACTACGAGGCGCTCAGCTGGGAGAACGCGGGCAAGTTCGCCGCCGACCTGATCATCCTGGACAAGCGCAGCACCGCGCTGCAGCCCAAGGACCTCGCCGCCAAGCCGACCTGGGCCCAGCTGCCCGCCGTGAAGGCCGGCCAGGTCGTCCCGTGGGACTCCGTGCCCCGCTTCTCCTGGGCGGGCGCCGCACCGCTGCTGGAGAACCTCGCCAAGGCCATCCGCTCCGCGAAGAAGGTCGGTTGACGCCATGAGCAGCCAGTCCGAGATCGCCGCACAGTACGGGTTCTTCGAGGCGCGGGTCGTCCGCAGCCGGCGCCTCGGTCCGACCATGGTCCGGGTGACCTTCGGCGGCGAGCAGTTGAAGGGCTTCGCCTCCGGCGGCCGGGACCAGAGCTTCTCGCTCTTCCTGCCGCACCCCGGACAGGACGCCCCCGTACTGCCGATCGAGGAGGGCGAACACTGGTTCACCGCCTGGCGCGCGCTGCCGGAGGACGTCCGGGCCGTGATGCGCTCGTACACCGTCCGCGCGCAGCGCCGTGAACCGGACGAGGTGGACGTGGACTTCGCGCTGCACGGCCTTGCCGGCCACGGCACTGCGGGGCCGGCCGCCCGGTGGGCCGCCGGGGCCGCGCCGGGCGACCGGGTCGTCCTGCTCGGGCCCGCTGTCGAGGACAACCGCAGCGTCTGCTTCCGCCCGCCGGCCGGCACCGACTGGGTGCTGATCGCGGCCGACGAGACCGCCCTGCCCGCCGCCGGAGGCATCCTGGACGAGCTGCCGGCCGGCACCGCGGCCCGGGTGTGGATCGAGGTGCCGCACGCCGAGGACATCCAGGACTTCGAGATCGGCGCCGACGTCGAACTCACCTGGCTGATCAGGGATGCGGGTACGACACCGCTGGTGGAGGCGGTCCGCGGCGCGGACCTGCCCGCGGGCGCCCCGTACGCGTGGATCGCCGGCGAAGCCGGCAGCGTGCGGCGCTGCGGCGCCATCTGGTCGGCGAACGCGGCATCGACCGGCGCGCGGTCACCTTCTCCGGCTACTGGCGCCGCGGTGCCTCCGAGGAGCAGCTGCGGCTGGAGGCGATGTCCGGCGACGCCTCCGACGAGGAGTGACATCCGGCTGCTGAAGCGGCACTTGAGTGAAGACGGCCCGTCCCCGCAAGAGGGCGGGCCGCCTCTCGTTCATAAAACTTAGGGTAGGCTAACCTAAGTTCAATCCCCCGTCCGCAACCGTTGAGGGCTGACCATGACTTTCCAGGGCCGTACCGTCGAGGTCCCGTCGGCAGGCACCACCCCCTGGTGGACGCGAGAGCGCACCTGTTCAACGGCGCAACGGTGGAGGACTACCGACGGTCCCTCACGGCCGGGATCGACCGCGTCGCCGCCCGGATCGCCGGCACCGAGCGGCCGTTCACCGGAATCACCCCCGACCGGCTCGCCCCCGAGATATCCGCCGTCGACCTGGACCGCCCGCTCGGCGACCCGGCCGAAGCCCTCGCCGAGCTGGAGGACGTCTACCTCCGCGACGCCGTCTACTTCCACCACCCCCGCTACCTCGCCCACCTCAACTGCCCGGTGGTCATCCCCGCACTGCTCGGCGAGGCCGTCCTCACCGCCGTCAACTCCTCGCTGGACACCTGGGACCAGAGCGCCGGCGGCACCCTCATCGAACGCCGCCTGATCGACTGGACGGCCGAGCGGATCGGCCTCGGCCCGGACGCCGACGGCGTCTTCACCAGCGGCGGCAGCCAGTCCAACTTCCAGGCCATGCTGCTCGCCCGCGAGGAGGCCTGCGACCGGGCCTCCGCCGACTCACCCGTGCCGATCGCCAAGCAGGACATCCTGCCGCGCCTGCGCATCATCGCCTCCGAGGCCGGCCACTTCAGCGTGCAGAAGTCCGCGAAGATGCTCGGCCTCGGCCCGGACGCCGTCATCACGGTCGGCACCGACCGGCACCGCAGGATGAACCCCGCCGCACTCGCCCGCGAGATCGACCGCTGCCGCCGCGAGGACCTTCGGGTGATGGCCGTCGTCGGCACCGCCGGCACCACCGACTTCGGCTCCATCGACCCGCTCCCGCAGATCGCCGACCTGTGCGCCGACGCGGGCCTGTGGCTGCACGTCGACGCCGCGTACGGCTGCGGCCTGCTCGCCTCGCGCACCCGCCGCGACCTGCTCGACGGCATCGAGCGGGCCCACTCGGTCACCGTCGACTACCACAAGTCCTTCTTCCAGCCCGTCAGTTCCAGCGCCCTGCTGGTCCGGGACGGCGCCGCGCTCCGGCACGCCACGTACTACGCCGACTACCTCAACCCGGCCCGGATGGCGAAGCGCCGGATCCCCAACCAGGTCGACAAGTCCGTCCAGACCACCCGCCGGTTCGACGCCCTCAAGCTCTGGCTGACCCTGCGCGTCATGGGCGCCGACGCGATCGGCGCGCTCTTCGACGAGGTCGTGGACCGCGCCACCGAGGCCTACGACCTGCTGGCCGAGGACCCGCGCTTCGAGGTCGTCACCCGCTCCCAACTCAGCACCGTCGTCTTCCGCTGGCTGCCGCCCGCCGGCCCGCTGCGGGCCCTCGCCGACGAGGCCAACCTGCACGCCCGCGAGGCCCTCGCCGCCTCCGGCGAGGCCGTCGTCGCCGGCACCAAGGTCGACGGCCACCACTACCTCAAGTTCACCCTGCTCAACCCGGAGACCACGCTGGACGACATCGCGCACGTCCTCGACCTCCTCGCCGAGCACGCCGGCCGCTACGTCAACGACCGGACGGCCGCCCCCGAACTCTGCCGCGCCGCCGGCTGACCGCACCCGCCGACCACCCGGGAGAGACCCGCATGTCCACCCACGACTTCATCGCCATCGGCCTCGGGCCGTACAACCTCGGCCTCGCCTGCCTCGCCGAGCCCGTCGACGGCCTCGACGGGGTGTTCCTGGAGAGCAAGCCAGACTTCGACTGGCACCCCGGGATGCTGCTGGACTTCGCCACCCTGCAGACGCCGTTCATGGCCGACCTGGTCACCCTCGCCGACCCGACCTCGCCGTACTCCTTCCTCAACTACCTGAAGTGGTCCGGCCGGCTGTACCCGTTCTACATCCGCGAGATGTTCTATCCCGTCCGTGCCGAGTACAACGCGTACTGCCGCTGGGCCGCCGCCCGGCTGCGCACCGTCCGCTTCGGCCACCGGGTGACCCTGGTCGAGTGGGACGACGCGGACGGCCTCTACACCGTCACCTCCGGGACCGCCGACGGGACGGCGGTGCACCGCGCGCCGCGGCTCGTGCTCGGCACCGGCACGCCGCCGCACCTGCCCGACGCCTGCCGGGGGCTCGGCGGCGACTTCCTGCACAACTCCGGCTACCTGGAGGGCAAGGCCGCGCTCCAGGGCAAGGAGTCGATCACGGTCGTCGGCAGTGGCCAGAGCGCCGCCGAGATCTACTACGACCTGCTCGCCGAGGTCGACGTGCACGGCTACCGGCTCGACTGGGTGACCCGCTCGCCGCGGTTCTTCCCGCTGGAGTACACCAAGCTCACCCTGGAGATGACCTCCCCCGAGTACGTGGACTACTTCCACGCCCTCCCCGAGGCCACCCGCTACCGCCTGGAGGCCGAACAGAAGGGCCTGTTCAAGGGCATCGACGCCGACCTCATCAACTCCGTCTACGACCTGCTCTACCAGAAGAGCGTCACCGGCCCCGTCCCCACCCGGCTGATGACCAACACCGCCCTG
The Kitasatospora paranensis genome window above contains:
- a CDS encoding lysine N(6)-hydroxylase/L-ornithine N(5)-oxygenase family protein — protein: MSTHDFIAIGLGPYNLGLACLAEPVDGLDGVFLESKPDFDWHPGMLLDFATLQTPFMADLVTLADPTSPYSFLNYLKWSGRLYPFYIREMFYPVRAEYNAYCRWAAARLRTVRFGHRVTLVEWDDADGLYTVTSGTADGTAVHRAPRLVLGTGTPPHLPDACRGLGGDFLHNSGYLEGKAALQGKESITVVGSGQSAAEIYYDLLAEVDVHGYRLDWVTRSPRFFPLEYTKLTLEMTSPEYVDYFHALPEATRYRLEAEQKGLFKGIDADLINSVYDLLYQKSVTGPVPTRLMTNTALRSATYDETAHTYTLGLHHAEQERDFTLRTQGLVLATGYTYRPPAFLEPIHDRIRWDGRGRFDIARNYSIDTTGRGVFLQNGGTHTHSLTSPDLGMGPYRNSWILRELTGREVYPIEKSIAFQEFGAPEGVAS
- a CDS encoding aspartate aminotransferase family protein, with product MDARAHLFNGATVEDYRRSLTAGIDRVAARIAGTERPFTGITPDRLAPEISAVDLDRPLGDPAEALAELEDVYLRDAVYFHHPRYLAHLNCPVVIPALLGEAVLTAVNSSLDTWDQSAGGTLIERRLIDWTAERIGLGPDADGVFTSGGSQSNFQAMLLAREEACDRASADSPVPIAKQDILPRLRIIASEAGHFSVQKSAKMLGLGPDAVITVGTDRHRRMNPAALAREIDRCRREDLRVMAVVGTAGTTDFGSIDPLPQIADLCADAGLWLHVDAAYGCGLLASRTRRDLLDGIERAHSVTVDYHKSFFQPVSSSALLVRDGAALRHATYYADYLNPARMAKRRIPNQVDKSVQTTRRFDALKLWLTLRVMGADAIGALFDEVVDRATEAYDLLAEDPRFEVVTRSQLSTVVFRWLPPAGPLRALADEANLHAREALAASGEAVVAGTKVDGHHYLKFTLLNPETTLDDIAHVLDLLAEHAGRYVNDRTAAPELCRAAG
- a CDS encoding ABC transporter substrate-binding protein, which translates into the protein MLAAGGATAVGALLAACGSNGSSGSDAGSPAKATAAGPWSFTDDRKKAVTAESTPSRVVAFTGTAAALVDFGLDRQIVGVFGETRAADGKADPQAGDLDIGKVEILGNVWGEFSVEKYAALRPELLVTHMYDPDALWYVPDESKDKILGLAPSVAITTARVPMTTPIQRYAQLAESLGADLKAKKVTDAKARFEAAAEDLRQAAKAAGGIKVMAASGSPDIFYVSNPKIATDLLHFSELGVDFVVPTKLEAGDYYEALSWENAGKFAADLIILDKRSTALQPKDLAAKPTWAQLPAVKAGQVVPWDSVPRFSWAGAAPLLENLAKAIRSAKKVG
- a CDS encoding iron ABC transporter permease produces the protein MPLTKSPPNQGGSAGASPPAGPVRGGRAVRRAAGLGAAVLVLLAVVALSIGVGARELSPVEVWHGLFDAHSEAYTVVHRMRLPRTLLGLLCGSALGLAGGVMQALTRNPLADPGLLGINAGASAAVVTVASFLGVATFDGYVWFALVGTAAVAVLVYAVGGGRGATPARLALAGSALNATLFSYVNAVMLLDAGALEKMRFWTVGSLAGAQGGTVLKVLPFVAVGLVVALALARPLNVMALGDDAARALGARPELIRAAAIVAVTLLCGAATAACGPIVFVGLMVPHFVRALTGPDLRWLFPYCAVLAPVLLLGADVLGRVLGRPGELQVGIVTAVLGGPFFLHFARRGRVARA
- a CDS encoding FecCD family ABC transporter permease, with the protein product MSTLRIGTTLSVRFRPRALIVGLACTALALGVGILALGSGDYPLGPADVVRTLTGGGTPAEDFIVNQLRLPRVVTALLVGAALGLAGALFQSLVRNPLGSPDVLGFTQGASAGALIVVITGGSSAALAGGAVLGGLVSGAAIYALAWKGGVHGSRLVLIGIGSSAILTGVNGYLLTRTQLMDAARAVLWLTGSLDGRGWRDAVPLLVALAVLGPAVLLGCGRALRVIEMGDDAASGLGVRVERVRLALLGCAVLLAALAAAAAGPVSFVALTAPQLARRLTRAPGPNLLAAMCTGAALLVTADYAAQRVLPGHQLPVGVVTGVLGGGHLVWLLATERRAGRI